In Bacillus sp. FJAT-45037, the following are encoded in one genomic region:
- a CDS encoding ParM/StbA family protein: MTQSRVAAIDVGNDSVKALFGKADFELTIPNVIARDTEDRPVIGIEELNEKDPLDGIHIRVHSPALQENNVIYRVGNLATKSDNASELDPGSSKSEEDQTLVMLFASLALDAVRPENGEQFKKSNQVVEANYTLGTGLPLREVKEGKDAGYRSQLLSSVHQVEFLVTPKYQGLKVNIRFDQVKVYPEGFAAYINLVMDKDLNIINRELIDKRILIQDIGGLSTDIAVIKNRNVDDDKAQGFNLGVSESLEAIREEIRTKHGVELDSRRDVVDIITKKQDRNHIMVKGSRTSVHDITDRILFDLAKKQYRHLRNVWQKNSQTEICYFVGGGAMVLKEYLKTLNNTLDGYNIAFFEDEKESIWMMANAYYKLVADYARKNNQVAATTDSKTEKKSGKN, encoded by the coding sequence ATGACACAATCTAGAGTCGCTGCAATTGATGTAGGAAATGATTCTGTAAAAGCACTATTTGGAAAAGCAGATTTCGAATTGACGATACCGAATGTTATAGCTAGAGATACAGAAGATCGACCTGTTATTGGAATTGAAGAGTTGAATGAAAAAGATCCTTTAGATGGAATACATATACGCGTGCATTCACCTGCATTGCAAGAGAATAATGTCATTTATCGTGTAGGAAATTTAGCGACAAAAAGTGACAATGCTTCTGAACTAGACCCAGGGAGTAGTAAGTCAGAGGAAGATCAAACATTAGTCATGCTATTTGCTTCACTTGCTCTTGACGCTGTTCGTCCAGAAAACGGAGAACAGTTTAAGAAGTCGAATCAAGTAGTAGAAGCGAATTATACACTTGGGACGGGATTACCTCTTCGCGAAGTGAAAGAAGGAAAAGATGCAGGGTATCGTTCTCAATTACTTAGCTCTGTACACCAAGTAGAATTTTTAGTGACACCTAAGTATCAAGGTCTTAAAGTAAATATTCGTTTTGATCAAGTGAAAGTGTATCCAGAAGGGTTCGCTGCGTATATTAACCTTGTAATGGATAAAGATTTAAATATCATTAATCGTGAACTTATTGATAAAAGAATTCTTATTCAAGATATCGGTGGTTTATCAACAGATATCGCTGTAATTAAAAATCGTAATGTTGATGATGATAAGGCGCAAGGTTTTAACCTTGGTGTGTCTGAGTCACTAGAGGCGATCCGTGAAGAAATCCGCACGAAGCACGGTGTGGAGCTTGATAGCCGTCGTGATGTGGTTGACATAATCACGAAGAAACAAGATCGAAATCATATCATGGTTAAAGGAAGTCGTACGAGTGTTCATGATATTACAGATCGCATTTTATTTGACCTAGCGAAAAAGCAGTATCGTCATTTGCGTAATGTGTGGCAAAAGAACTCTCAAACTGAGATTTGTTACTTTGTTGGTGGCGGTGCAATGGTATTAAAAGAATATCTTAAGACACTCAACAACACTTTAGACGGGTACAACATTGCTTTCTTTGAAGATGAGAAAGAAAGTATCTGGATGATGGCGAATGCTTACTATAAGTTAGTGGCTGACTATGCACGTAAAAACAACCAAGTCGCTGCTACAACCGATTCAAAGACAGAGAAAAAATCAGGTAAGAACTAG
- a CDS encoding glutathione ABC transporter substrate-binding protein, whose amino-acid sequence MIKSKFLRAGVCSIAMALALVGCASEPTSNEGTNDEASENAAEGGGDLIVAVLSDASSLDPHTSSDVPSGNVQSNIYQTLVKYDTDMELEPLLAEEWVAVEEDVWEFKLREGVTFHDGSEFNAEVVKANIERILSETTASPRAILFEIVEEITVVDDYTVRFKTEQPFAPLPAHLAHYASSMISKDVIDGDNEAIEAGEQPGTYVNENPMGTGFFSFESWDPGNQLVLNNNEDYWGELARVDTVTFKVVPEDLTRIAELETGTAHIIDPVQPSDLSRIEHNDGAEAYIRNAASITYLGFNMNKEPFDNKLVRQAIAKTLDKEAMLNGILDGTGEAAIGPVNNTNFGFSEDVEALERDPERAKELLAEAGYPDGFSSTIWTNDNRERIDIAELTQASLAEIGVDVEIQVVEWGAYLDATNAGEHDMFILGLSLGTGDADYPMHMLFHSDSIGSGNRVFMDDEAFNEKLYEARIEQDEDTRLQMYVEATNYLNEESPMAFLYHPSHIMGVGEGVEGFWSDASGVYQLQDVTIQ is encoded by the coding sequence ATGATTAAGAGTAAATTTTTAAGAGCGGGTGTATGTTCGATTGCTATGGCGTTAGCTCTAGTAGGTTGTGCAAGTGAACCAACATCGAATGAAGGAACGAACGATGAGGCAAGCGAAAATGCTGCAGAGGGTGGCGGAGATCTGATTGTAGCTGTATTGTCTGATGCATCATCACTTGATCCACATACTTCAAGTGATGTACCAAGCGGTAATGTACAATCTAATATTTACCAAACGCTAGTGAAGTATGACACAGATATGGAATTAGAACCGTTACTAGCGGAAGAGTGGGTAGCCGTCGAAGAAGATGTATGGGAATTCAAACTACGTGAAGGTGTCACATTCCACGATGGTTCAGAGTTTAATGCAGAAGTGGTAAAGGCGAATATTGAGCGCATTTTATCAGAGACAACCGCTTCACCACGTGCAATCTTATTTGAAATTGTTGAAGAAATTACAGTGGTTGATGATTATACTGTACGTTTCAAAACAGAGCAACCATTTGCCCCATTACCAGCTCACTTAGCTCATTATGCATCTAGCATGATCAGTAAAGACGTCATTGATGGTGACAATGAAGCGATAGAAGCTGGAGAACAACCAGGTACATATGTTAATGAGAACCCTATGGGTACGGGATTCTTCTCATTTGAAAGTTGGGATCCAGGTAATCAATTAGTTCTAAACAATAATGAAGATTATTGGGGTGAGCTGGCTCGTGTAGATACTGTTACATTCAAAGTTGTTCCTGAAGATTTAACTCGTATTGCCGAGCTTGAGACGGGTACAGCGCATATCATTGATCCTGTACAACCAAGTGACTTAAGTCGTATCGAGCATAACGATGGAGCGGAAGCCTACATTCGTAATGCTGCTAGTATTACTTACTTAGGTTTCAATATGAATAAAGAGCCATTCGATAACAAATTAGTGAGACAAGCCATCGCAAAAACATTAGACAAAGAAGCGATGTTAAATGGTATTTTAGATGGTACAGGTGAGGCAGCTATCGGTCCTGTAAACAACACGAACTTTGGTTTCAGTGAAGATGTAGAGGCGCTTGAGCGTGATCCAGAGCGTGCAAAAGAGCTATTAGCTGAAGCAGGTTACCCAGATGGATTCAGTTCAACGATTTGGACGAATGATAACCGTGAACGCATTGATATTGCCGAGCTTACACAAGCAAGTTTAGCGGAAATTGGTGTTGATGTTGAAATTCAAGTAGTTGAATGGGGAGCTTACCTAGATGCTACTAATGCAGGAGAGCATGATATGTTTATCCTTGGTTTATCTTTAGGTACAGGCGATGCTGATTATCCAATGCATATGTTGTTCCACTCAGACAGTATTGGTTCAGGAAACCGTGTATTTATGGATGACGAAGCATTCAATGAGAAGTTGTATGAAGCACGTATCGAACAAGATGAAGATACGCGTTTACAAATGTATGTTGAAGCGACGAACTACTTAAATGAAGAGTCACCAATGGCATTCCTTTATCACCCATCGCACATTATGGGAGTAGGGGAAGGCGTGGAAGGTTTTTGGTCGGACGCATCAGGTGTCTACCAACTACAAGACGTAACCATTCAATAG
- the rlmN gene encoding 23S rRNA (adenine(2503)-C(2))-methyltransferase RlmN — MHKESIYGLTIEQLTEWLLERGHKKFRATQVWDWLYRKRVTSFAEMNNVNKDCLELLEENFAIQTLTEHVKQESSDGTIKFLFKLYDGNLIETVLMKHKYGLSVCVTTQVGCNIGCSFCASGLLKKSRDLSSGEIVEQIMNVQQHLDTVGNEERVSHIVVMGIGEPFDNFENMVDFLGVVKDHKGLAIGARHITVSTSGLANKIYEFADLQLQVNLAISLHAPNNELRTRIMKINKAIPIEKLMDAIDYYLEKTNRKITIEYILLKGVNDQREHAKELARLFKDKRRLTYVNLIPYNPVDEHGQYQRSIQEDILGFYDELKKNGINCGVRLEHGTDIDAACGQLRSKQIKKDKPKAKA; from the coding sequence ATGCATAAAGAATCGATTTATGGCTTGACGATTGAGCAACTTACAGAATGGTTATTAGAGCGTGGGCATAAGAAATTCCGTGCAACGCAAGTATGGGACTGGCTATATCGCAAACGTGTAACAAGCTTTGCTGAAATGAACAATGTAAATAAGGATTGCTTAGAGCTATTAGAAGAGAACTTTGCGATCCAAACGTTAACAGAACATGTGAAACAAGAGTCTTCGGACGGTACGATTAAATTTCTGTTTAAACTTTACGATGGAAATTTAATTGAGACGGTGCTAATGAAACATAAGTACGGGTTATCTGTTTGTGTCACAACGCAGGTAGGTTGTAACATTGGCTGTAGTTTCTGTGCGAGTGGGCTATTAAAGAAAAGTCGTGACCTTTCAAGTGGAGAGATCGTTGAACAGATCATGAACGTTCAGCAACATCTAGACACAGTTGGAAATGAAGAAAGAGTTAGTCATATTGTTGTCATGGGGATTGGTGAGCCATTTGATAACTTTGAGAATATGGTTGATTTCTTAGGAGTGGTAAAAGATCATAAAGGTCTTGCAATCGGTGCCCGACATATTACTGTTTCAACAAGTGGTTTAGCTAATAAGATTTATGAGTTTGCAGATTTACAGCTTCAAGTAAACTTAGCGATTTCATTACACGCTCCAAACAATGAACTAAGAACAAGAATCATGAAAATCAATAAGGCGATTCCGATTGAAAAGCTTATGGATGCGATTGATTATTATCTTGAAAAAACAAACCGTAAAATTACGATTGAGTATATCCTTTTAAAAGGTGTGAATGATCAACGTGAACATGCTAAAGAGTTAGCGAGATTATTTAAAGATAAACGCCGCCTGACGTATGTTAACTTGATCCCTTATAACCCGGTTGATGAGCACGGACAATATCAACGAAGCATCCAAGAAGATATTCTAGGATTTTATGATGAGTTGAAGAAAAACGGAATTAACTGTGGTGTTCGTCTTGAGCACGGAACAGATATCGATGCAGCTTGCGGTCAGTTAAGAAGTAAACAAATTAAAAAAGACAAGCCAAAAGCAAAGGCATAA
- a CDS encoding ATP-binding protein encodes MGATVDLNSFIKRRNRLMLIVLWVSYLLTMIIYVGFDPLYSSSWPPVGIGMLVVLTILRRVLKNEVWMMYLISSLIFVYLFWLNIEYPYLVNYIYILLGVILTSLYQQYGVTIFSGALATFSLTYFYLFHFDDIFNSIEPVDIGYFIVLAVMIVIFFLFHIKFTKSLWVRAQIGENRAKEKLQSTESYLRAFFKQTKDAIVVYDLNGRIINVNDSFCRLYGWEYEALMQTKISQVIPLDWEETMEIETQHLQKEGHPLIVAKSTSLIKDLTGEPVAYLMLIRDVSEQKMTEDKLRQSEKLKVVGELAAGIAHEIRNPITVLSGFTQLMGEENHYKGLMQTELNRIDGIVDELLVLAKPRAMELSRFSPKDVLDEVLELFHSICENQQVRIQWNRCDQTIIQGDRNRLKQVIMNVFKNALEAIGFEGTIEIDVIKRESDVQIEIANDGPFIPVEVLREIGKPFYTTKNTGTGLGLMISTTIMKEHNGCFDIGNRASGGVVVTLSIPTVD; translated from the coding sequence ATGGGGGCAACGGTAGATCTTAACTCTTTTATAAAAAGAAGAAATCGATTAATGCTAATCGTCTTATGGGTTTCTTATTTACTGACGATGATCATTTATGTTGGTTTCGATCCTCTTTACTCTTCATCATGGCCTCCGGTGGGAATCGGTATGTTGGTTGTGTTGACGATTTTAAGAAGGGTGTTAAAAAATGAAGTGTGGATGATGTATCTCATTTCATCTTTAATTTTTGTGTACCTATTTTGGCTAAATATTGAGTATCCTTATTTAGTAAATTATATCTATATCTTGCTGGGAGTGATCTTGACTTCTTTGTATCAACAATACGGGGTGACAATCTTTTCTGGAGCGCTCGCTACTTTTTCATTAACGTATTTTTACTTATTCCATTTTGATGATATTTTTAACAGTATAGAGCCAGTTGATATAGGTTACTTTATTGTCCTGGCTGTAATGATTGTGATATTTTTCTTATTTCATATAAAATTCACTAAAAGCTTATGGGTTCGTGCGCAGATTGGTGAGAATCGCGCGAAAGAAAAGTTACAATCAACCGAAAGCTATTTAAGGGCCTTCTTTAAACAAACGAAAGATGCCATTGTTGTGTATGATTTAAATGGTAGGATCATTAATGTGAATGATTCTTTTTGTCGCTTGTATGGTTGGGAGTATGAAGCACTCATGCAGACAAAGATCTCACAAGTTATCCCTCTTGATTGGGAAGAAACGATGGAAATAGAGACGCAGCATCTTCAGAAAGAAGGGCATCCTCTTATTGTTGCTAAATCTACTTCATTGATTAAAGATCTTACAGGAGAGCCGGTTGCTTATTTGATGTTAATTAGGGATGTTTCAGAGCAAAAGATGACCGAGGACAAGTTGAGGCAATCTGAGAAATTAAAAGTAGTTGGAGAATTAGCTGCGGGTATTGCTCATGAAATCCGAAATCCTATTACCGTTTTATCGGGCTTTACACAGTTAATGGGGGAAGAAAATCATTATAAAGGGCTAATGCAGACAGAGCTAAACCGTATTGACGGGATTGTTGATGAGCTGTTAGTTTTGGCAAAGCCTAGAGCTATGGAGTTATCTAGATTTTCACCAAAAGATGTATTAGATGAAGTGCTAGAATTGTTTCATTCAATTTGTGAAAATCAACAGGTTCGCATCCAGTGGAATCGTTGCGATCAGACAATCATACAAGGAGATCGTAATAGGTTGAAACAAGTTATCATGAATGTTTTCAAAAATGCTCTTGAAGCGATTGGGTTTGAAGGAACAATTGAAATAGATGTGATCAAGCGTGAATCTGATGTACAGATCGAAATTGCCAATGACGGCCCATTTATTCCTGTAGAAGTTTTACGTGAAATTGGAAAACCATTTTACACGACAAAAAATACAGGAACTGGCCTTGGTTTAATGATCTCTACTACGATCATGAAAGAGCATAATGGTTGTTTTGATATCGGAAATAGAGCTTCAGGAGGCGTTGTTGTCACGCTTAGTATTCCAACGGTTGACTGA
- a CDS encoding type 1 glutamine amidotransferase domain-containing protein, producing the protein MKLNNKKIIQLVSKDFEDLELWYPVLRLREEGATVDIVADKANETYIGKYGVPIQSDYAFDDIDPNEYDAILVPGGWSPDLLRRFDSVLNMVRVMDKQKKPIGQICHAGWVLISANILQGKKVTSTPGIKDDMTNAGATWIDKPVVVDGHIISSRRPPDLPDYMREFIDALSKK; encoded by the coding sequence ATGAAGCTTAACAATAAGAAAATCATTCAACTTGTTAGTAAAGACTTTGAAGACTTAGAGTTATGGTATCCGGTTTTGCGTTTACGGGAAGAAGGGGCAACGGTGGATATAGTGGCTGATAAGGCCAATGAAACGTACATAGGGAAGTACGGCGTTCCCATTCAATCGGACTATGCTTTTGATGATATTGATCCGAATGAGTATGACGCGATACTAGTTCCTGGTGGTTGGTCACCTGACTTGCTTAGAAGATTTGACAGTGTGCTAAATATGGTCAGAGTAATGGATAAACAGAAAAAGCCAATCGGCCAAATTTGTCATGCTGGTTGGGTACTTATTTCAGCTAATATCCTTCAAGGTAAAAAGGTGACTAGCACACCTGGTATTAAGGATGATATGACGAACGCAGGCGCTACCTGGATAGATAAGCCAGTCGTAGTTGATGGACACATTATTTCAAGCCGCCGTCCGCCAGACTTACCAGACTATATGCGCGAGTTTATTGATGCTTTATCAAAAAAATAA
- a CDS encoding glutathione peroxidase, with amino-acid sequence MSIYQFSAVAMNGREKSLDEYSGKVVLIVNTAGRCGFTYQYSDLQKLYERYKDKGFVILGFPCNQFDNQEPDENDKIQTNCMLNYGVSFPLFQKTRVRDTGIHPLFKYLSHQKKFEGFNKFHPVSKILIPLLNDKHPEYLLDDHSIKWNFTKFLIDSEGEVIKRFESTTDPIDMEHDIEALLADVRV; translated from the coding sequence GTGAGCATTTATCAATTTTCTGCAGTTGCGATGAACGGTCGTGAAAAGTCATTAGATGAATACAGTGGGAAAGTCGTACTAATTGTCAACACAGCAGGAAGATGCGGATTTACCTATCAATATAGTGATCTTCAGAAATTATATGAACGTTACAAAGATAAAGGCTTTGTCATCTTAGGGTTCCCTTGTAATCAATTTGATAATCAAGAGCCTGATGAAAATGATAAGATTCAAACAAATTGTATGCTGAATTACGGTGTTAGCTTCCCTCTATTCCAAAAAACTAGAGTGCGTGATACTGGTATCCACCCTTTATTTAAATACTTATCCCATCAGAAGAAATTTGAAGGGTTTAATAAGTTTCACCCAGTTTCAAAGATTCTCATTCCTTTACTGAACGATAAGCATCCTGAATATTTATTAGATGATCATTCAATTAAATGGAACTTCACAAAATTCCTAATCGATTCAGAAGGCGAGGTTATTAAACGCTTCGAAAGTACAACCGACCCGATTGATATGGAACATGATATTGAAGCGCTATTAGCAGACGTTCGAGTGTAA
- a CDS encoding beta-ketoacyl synthase N-terminal-like domain-containing protein — protein MNKVVVTGYGIKAPKTPNIKQFLTNLKEGIHCLQLDDQLTPKGESTIIGVIDDGLLDNLADPKYKRLSRTTILGIEAGVEALKSANLDSLENKKVGIFFGTSVGNIQEDIFQEAIVYAKMKNHKKIPVTFGHYANYHSITSAIAYFLGVKGITKTISTGCTSSLEALQDAVVYLKSGQIDYAIVGGSDSPITEVATYGFAKTRVLPLNQSIDEGAVAFQSSSKGFALSEGAGFIILERQEVALERNAKILGEINRVSSNNDGTYLFTQEETGTQMLAALKDVTQHRKPDYINSQALGIQINDLIEKQCSKALFNHKVPYTSIKSMIGNPLGAIGIIQVISALLSINNNFIPPTIHTNKLGFEEMNIVTTTQVKEIREVAITTHGYGGNNACAYVMGYPGKV, from the coding sequence ATGAATAAAGTTGTCGTTACAGGCTACGGCATTAAAGCACCTAAGACGCCTAATATTAAACAGTTTTTAACCAACTTAAAAGAAGGCATTCATTGTTTACAATTAGATGATCAACTTACCCCTAAAGGTGAATCTACTATTATAGGAGTAATCGATGATGGGTTACTTGATAATTTAGCGGATCCTAAATACAAGAGATTATCTCGAACAACTATTCTTGGTATCGAAGCAGGTGTAGAAGCACTTAAAAGTGCCAATTTAGACTCACTTGAAAATAAAAAAGTTGGCATTTTCTTCGGAACATCTGTTGGAAACATTCAAGAGGATATTTTTCAAGAAGCGATTGTATATGCTAAAATGAAAAATCACAAAAAAATACCTGTCACATTTGGTCACTATGCTAATTACCATAGTATTACCTCTGCTATTGCTTACTTTCTAGGCGTAAAAGGAATTACCAAAACCATTTCAACTGGCTGTACGTCGAGTTTAGAGGCTTTACAAGATGCTGTTGTTTATTTAAAAAGTGGTCAGATAGACTATGCCATTGTTGGTGGAAGTGACTCTCCTATTACAGAAGTAGCAACCTATGGCTTTGCAAAAACAAGAGTTCTACCACTAAATCAATCTATTGATGAAGGGGCTGTTGCCTTTCAATCCTCTAGTAAAGGGTTTGCACTTTCAGAAGGTGCAGGTTTCATTATCCTTGAAAGACAAGAGGTCGCACTAGAAAGAAATGCTAAGATCTTAGGGGAAATTAATCGTGTTTCATCCAATAATGACGGCACATACCTGTTCACTCAAGAAGAAACCGGCACTCAAATGTTAGCAGCCCTAAAAGATGTGACTCAACATAGGAAACCCGACTATATCAATAGCCAAGCTCTTGGTATCCAGATAAATGACTTAATTGAAAAGCAATGTTCAAAGGCTTTATTTAATCACAAAGTTCCTTATACTAGCATTAAAAGTATGATAGGTAACCCTTTAGGAGCTATCGGTATTATACAAGTCATTTCTGCTTTATTGAGCATTAATAACAATTTTATTCCCCCAACCATTCATACTAATAAATTGGGTTTTGAAGAGATGAACATTGTTACGACCACACAAGTAAAAGAGATTCGTGAAGTAGCTATCACTACTCATGGTTACGGTGGTAATAATGCTTGTGCCTACGTGATGGGTTACCCAGGAAAGGTATAG
- a CDS encoding sensor histidine kinase produces MIISLLIIAIGLIPLVLAINTIRIYKGSELGIILLLFMMSLSFWQIDIGVLYLKSFLPEDWILWLFRLFRMGPTFIVPITFYLAYVIFNKYALNFATRKWYKFTRLIINAKVLKVFILWSIFIYFLNWTNFGVSGLRIVHISNSDINLFFPVYGDYHFLYLIHTSMFLALLLFIIVVSTRMRNMQFQSFLQTFSICSLLLFITGFINFIPGTGAVVSSIGVIVFSSIIIFSFVRMNNLITIKYNRLLERQKKLNYTGDLSASLIHEVKNNLQIIKTYSQLLPREEQLSSQGKLMIEKVQNATSQLDNLTNSYSDYINTKTIEFKLRDMNSTIISAIEITSEILKENHVTIKFIQNQRPLKAFINETYLKQVFINIIKNSCESIDGQKDSRLITIQTQVIGDQILIDLSDTGEGIPEHQWESIFDPFLSSKQLGMGVGLPFVRKIIFEHRGEIKVLKSSPEGTTFRIVLPQYEFSEIS; encoded by the coding sequence ATGATTATCTCTTTACTTATTATAGCAATAGGACTTATTCCTTTAGTACTAGCTATTAATACGATTAGAATCTATAAAGGGTCTGAACTTGGTATTATCCTTTTATTATTTATGATGTCGCTTAGTTTTTGGCAAATAGACATTGGAGTTCTTTATTTAAAATCATTCCTTCCAGAAGATTGGATATTATGGCTTTTTCGATTATTTCGGATGGGTCCAACGTTTATCGTTCCTATCACATTTTACTTAGCTTATGTGATTTTTAATAAGTATGCTTTGAACTTTGCAACACGGAAATGGTATAAGTTTACTAGACTTATTATAAATGCAAAGGTACTTAAGGTATTTATTCTTTGGAGTATCTTTATTTACTTCCTTAATTGGACTAATTTTGGAGTTTCCGGGTTAAGAATTGTTCATATTTCTAATTCTGATATCAATCTCTTCTTCCCGGTTTATGGTGACTATCATTTTCTATATTTAATTCATACTAGTATGTTTCTCGCCTTATTGCTGTTCATTATCGTCGTATCAACTAGAATGAGAAATATGCAATTCCAATCATTTTTACAGACCTTTTCTATTTGCTCTCTTTTGCTCTTTATCACAGGTTTTATTAATTTCATTCCAGGAACAGGTGCTGTAGTTAGTAGCATTGGGGTCATTGTTTTCTCGTCGATTATCATTTTTTCTTTTGTGAGAATGAATAATCTAATAACGATTAAGTATAATCGTTTGTTAGAGCGACAAAAGAAACTTAATTACACCGGTGATTTATCCGCCAGTTTAATTCATGAAGTGAAAAATAATTTACAAATTATTAAGACCTATTCACAACTCCTACCTCGTGAAGAACAATTATCTTCACAAGGCAAGCTGATGATTGAAAAAGTACAAAATGCCACATCACAGCTCGATAATCTAACGAATAGTTATTCTGACTATATTAATACAAAAACCATTGAGTTCAAACTTCGAGATATGAACTCAACCATTATTTCAGCAATAGAAATCACATCAGAAATACTTAAAGAAAACCATGTCACCATTAAGTTCATACAAAATCAAAGGCCATTAAAGGCATTTATTAATGAAACATATTTAAAACAAGTGTTCATTAACATCATCAAAAACAGCTGCGAATCGATTGATGGTCAGAAAGATTCCCGTTTAATTACGATTCAGACACAAGTTATAGGAGATCAGATCCTCATTGATCTCAGCGATACAGGGGAAGGGATCCCAGAGCATCAATGGGAATCCATCTTTGATCCATTTCTCTCTTCCAAACAATTAGGCATGGGAGTAGGATTGCCATTCGTACGCAAGATTATCTTTGAGCACCGCGGTGAGATTAAAGTACTCAAGAGTAGTCCGGAAGGCACGACCTTTAGAATTGTGTTGCCGCAGTATGAGTTTAGTGAGATAAGTTAG